AACTGTTTGGGAGGGTAACGTGACCGGAGAGGGGTCAAAAGGGACAAactgcattgggggggggggggaacagcaaAGAACTGAGAACCTTCACATACTGTTGAGTGGTCACCCACACCTAATTttttaacattatatatatatttatttatttatttattcctttttgttgtccttgttgtttcattgttgtagtttttattgttgttgttatttatgtcgtcattgttggctaggacagagagaaatggagagaggaggggaagacagagaggagagagaaagatagacacctgcagacctgcttcaccacctgtgaagtgactcccctgcaggtggggagccgggggcttgaaccagggtccttacgctggtccttacacttcatgccatgtgcgcttaacctgctgtgctaccacccaactcccaatttttaacatttttatttacttattattggatagaaatagagagaaattgagaggggaggggagaacgggagggaaagagacagagagatccctacagccctgatttaccacttctgaaacttccctcctacaggtggggaccaggggcttgaacttgggtccttgtacactgtaaggtgtgtgcttaaccatatgtgccactccctgcttccccagacccaaTTTTTGAATTCTCTGTCcttagaagagaaagagagagagaggaaagcaccACTCCAGTGCCCATGCAGTATTTTTGGTACCATCCAATGTGCTCCCATATGGCACAAGGGCTGGAAGCCAGGGTCTCCATCACAGTAAGGTGTGCATGCTACtcaatgagctatctcctggcactAAAGGCACAACCTTTGTCACCTCCAATTCTAGGCCCCTCAATCACTTCTCCAGAATTAAAACTTAAACTTCCTGAGAGTACGGATTCCAACCAGCAAAGTCATTTTGGATCCACTTCTCCCCTTCCCAGAATTCCAGGCCTTATCTACACAGAATGGAAAAGGAGAGTGTACCTTTGGAAGCCAAGAGTCTGGACCTCAGAACCTcttaagaaaattaagaaaagtcAAGGTACACAGAGCACCTACATGAGGCAATGGCTTTGCCATTTCAACTGCAACTAGTTCCACTGTCCTCATTTGACCAGTGAGAACACTGAGACCCAGAGAGGTGTAGCGATTGAGTAAGGACACACAGCAGTGAGGTACAGAGCTTAGGACAGCACCTGTGCCTCTTCCTCTTTGGCCTAACAAAAGGACTCACAGAAGGACCATGAGGCTTCAGTTGGGAGCCTCCTTGAATCTCCTCTCAATATCACATCTGTTAGTTTCAAATAAGGAAAGCGAGGCTGCTCAGAAGCATTAAGTCACCTGGCCCAGGTCACTCAGTCATTCATATAAGAGCCAGGGCACCTGGCATATGTGACTCACCACTTCCCTACTCTATCCTGCAGCCCCCAGAAGGCCCACACAATTCTCAGAGGCTGGACTTCTCCAGCAGCACCTGTCCCATGTCTGGGCTGCCTGAAAGCAGCACAAACTTCCTCTGCAGCTTCCACTTGAACCGTGTCCTAACTCAGCACACCCCAGCAGCCTCCAAAGTATGGGAAGCAAAGCAGTCATGCTCCAGCTCTGGCCTGCCCTCGGTGCCTTCCTTCCCAGAGGGAGAGTCACGCTCCTccttggaggggaggggagggcagctcTCTCGCCTTCCAGGCTGTTGGCTGCAGGCGTGTGGTGGCTGCTGCTCCTGCCTGCTGCCTGGCTGATGGAGAGATTACTTCTAAGCCCTTCCCATCCCTCCCCCCTTCGCAGGACCCACACTGACTGTCCCCAGGGACTTGGAGTGCAGAGGCTGAGGTTGATGCAGGACAGCTGCCCAGCTCTCTCATGGCATGAACCTCTTGGACCATCACCTCTCCCAGGGCAAGGTGGGTCTTTTTGGAATCCCTACCCCACTTCCCCCGGactattctgagagagagagagagagagagagagagagagagagagagagagaaagagagagagagaggtggagaatggTTGTCTGGTTTCTGGAAGAGGCAAGGGAAGAAAGGTTGGGAACTAACTCTGCCAGGAACTGCTGTGattggggattttttttctcccccttcctctccatcatAGACCTGTCTCTTCCCTGGCCGTGAAGACATGAACTCCTCTTGCCCCACAGAGAAACAGCTGGAAAGGGGCTCCTTGAGTCAGAAGGGTGAGTTAAAGTTTGGGAAGAAGTTAGCATCTGATGCAGGGGTCGGGTTTGCAGTCTGCTAACAAATGTGCTTGGTTGGCCAAGGTGCTATTTTGAGTGAAAACCTGTTCCAGCCTCTGGAAAGAGTATTACATGTTTCAGAGGGCAGTGGTTTTCAGTGAGATTTGTGCAGTGAATACAGGCAAGGTAATCTGGGGAAGGGGAGGTTGTACAAAACTCCAGGCTGGAGACAGAGTGCTGGGTGGACTCTGATTAACTGTATGACCTTGGATGAGTCACTGTGGtcccttggggtggggggggggggtggagtgggggtggtTTTTGTACTTGGACAAGGAGAATGTGTGGGGCATATTCCCCAGATTTTAAACACCCTTCTCTCTGCaggctgcttctttctctctggccCGATGTTGTAGGTGAAGTAATGCATGCAAAATTACAGGATGCTATGCGGTGAGCAAGTGTGAAGTGCATGGGCTGTGATTCAACCCTTCACTGTCTACCGGGATCCAACTGGCTCTGAAATTGAGAGAAACTTTTATTTCCATTCAGCTGCTGAATTTTTCTCCTGATtggagtgcagcttagaatgtaaGGCTGGCAACACTTTGGGAACAGCTCTAGTTGGAATGCATAGCATAGGGGATGGTTGCAGGAGGTTGTGAATGAAAAAACATCAcagaaatcatttttttaaatgcatgggCTAGATCTAAACCCTTTATTCTAAACCAAGCACTATAAATGTGTCTGAAATGGAGACAGAGGTAGAAACCCTCTTTATTTTGCAAATAATAAGGTTGTAGCCCAGAGAGGGGGAGTAACtggctcaaggtcacacagcaaggAGACAAGTATCCAATGAGCATCAAGCAGTTAGTGCTGGCATTACTAGCTAAATCCTCTCTGCGAAAGCAAAGAAGATTGAGAAAGCAATAGTACTGTTGGAGCTTCTTCTGAGAATCAGATGCTGTCATTTCACTCATCTCCTTGAGCCTTTAGTAATTGACCTTCTatggtttggctgtatgtcagacaCTTGCCAACAGTAGGCAAGCTACCTAGCACTTCTGtacctcaatttcctcatctgcaaaatggagataCTAATGTCTGCCTCATGGGACTGCTGAAATGAGTTGATGGGGAAAGAATGTAAATGGGTGCCTAGCATACAGAAGCATCTGAAAGTGTTCTTAGTACACATGTCATGTCTATTTAATCTGCAGTGTACTTCAGATGACCCTCACTGTATCCGCCGAGGTGGGCACATGTATGAACCCCATTCTACAGATGAGACAAAGGGCTCCAAATTTATAGTGATCCTGGGTAGCAGTGAACAGGGGCATCAGAACCTGGTAGTGAGCTTGACAACCTCTTTCAGGCTTTTATTTCTAGTATTTGTTTCATTTAGTTCATGAGATAGAGCTTGGggcagataggagaagagagagtcaaaacagcactctggcacatgcagtaccaagaattaaactcaggacctaccTCATGTTTGCAAGCCCAAAGCTCTACCACTGTGCAGTCTCTGGGCTATGTCTCTTAGATGTGTCAGTCATGTTTTTACCAGCTGTTTCTTCCAAGGTTTTCTAGAAGGCTTATCagtggaatgaatgaataatattATGATCAGAGAGGTTAAGTCTCATAGGCAAGATCACACAACCTGAAAGGGACTTAACTCTGAACAAGTGTTTCAAGTCCTAACCCATCTAATGTCCATTCCAGGAAGATTTTCCTAAAAGATAGGTATATGCTCCCCCACACAGTGGGAGACTgttatttcctcctttctttttcttttaatatttgatattttcatttgttggatagaaacagagagaaattgagaaagaagaggaaaatacagagaaagagagagagaaagacacttgctgcattgtttcaccacttctgaagcttctcccctacaggtggggtctgggggcttgaaccctggtccttgctcatggtaacatgtgcactcaaccaaattggtcaccacccaacccctgttgCCTCTTTTCATTTGCTAGCATAATCCAGATGCATAGTAGTGCTCGATAAATCTGTGCTGGATGAAGTGTTAAATGAATAACGGGGaatgagagcataatggttatgcaaaaagaggctctcaagtcctaggttcaatctatCACACcacaccttaagccagagttgaacagtgctccgctttaaaaattaaattaaattaaattaaaggggctgggcgatgttgcagctggtagagtgcacacattgaggacctggctcccatctgcaagGAAGCTCATGGAAAGTGAAACAGTGTtaaagttttctctctctccctttttatttccccctctcaatttctctccgtctctattcaaataaataaataaataaacttttttcaaagattaaaaaagagtgaATGCCGCTGACTCTAGAAATTTTgtttaataaaaaagatataaagaaaatgaatgagtgagtgatgcAGACTCAGTCCTAGGCCGGAAAACATTATAAATAAAATGGTCCTGCTCTCTAGAACTCTGCCCTGAACCTGacactctccacccccccccccagttccaaTTTATCTTCTTGCCCTTTCCCCTTTGCATGTCAGGGTGTCTTCGGCGATGCGGGTGCCTTCCAGAGACAGGGTCTTGCCTCCTGGATCCCCTCCCTCCAACTCCCACAGCCCCTCGAGTCAGAGCCAGGTGGGCCCAGCGGAGACCCTGCCCATCAAGGGCCTTTACTACCGCAGAGCCCGCAAGGTGGGCGCACTGGACTGCCCCCCGGCGGCGGAGCTGCAGAAGGAGATGCTGGTGAACGTCGGGGGGCGGCGGTACCTCCTGCCTTGGAGCACCCTGGACGAGTTCCCCCTGAGCCGGCTGAGCAAGCTCAGGGCCTGCCAGAGCCCCGCGGAGATCGCGCAGTTCTGCGATGACTACGATGAGGCCCGCCACGAATTCTTCTTCGACCGGAGTCCCAGCGCCTTCGGGGTGATAGTGAGCTTCCTGGCAGCCGGCAAGCTGGTGCTCCTGAGGGACATGTGCGCGCTGTCCTTCCAAGACGAGCTGGACTACTGGGGGATCGACGAGGGCCGCCTGGAGAAGTGCTGCCTGCGCGCGCTCCGGGTCAAACTGGACGAGCTGGCCGAGCTGCGCCGCGAGGAGGCGCTGCACAGACACAGGGAGGCCGGCCGGCCCGCCGCGCACCCCTCCCGCTGGGGGCTCTGCATGGCCCATCTGCGCGAGATGGTGGAGAACCCGCAGTCCGGCCTCCCCGGCAAGGTCTTCGCCTGTCTGTCCATCCTCTTCGTGGCCACCACGGCGGTCAGCCTCTGCGTCAGCACCATGCCGGACCTCAGGGCCGAAGAGGACAAGGTGAGTAACCCTGACCTAACCTGCACAGCGCCTCCAGGATgtaccctcccaccccaccccaccccacacatacATTCTTTGATCGAATTTCTAACAAGAAAATACCTTCCCTCTCCCAGCCAGCAGACAGCTTCCCGGGTAGAGTGCACGCCTTACCAAATCAGAAGGGAGGCCCTGGGTTTCGGCCCCACCAGTATATGGGAATGCAATGGACGTAGGTGGGAGGAAAACTCCATGGATAATAGAGTGGTGTTGTGGaagagcttctctctctctctctctctctctctctcataaagatgAATAAATTGGCAGAGGAGATGGCATCACGCATGCATAAGGTCCCCATGCCAGCAGAGATTgtgttcattattattttttcagacATATTTTCATGGTAAGGGCAGGGAGAGATCTCATCCAGTAGGACATAAACCTTACCAAGCAGGAGGCCTGGGTTCTAGCCATGGGAGCACCGTGGGTGGACAGCACTAGGgagagctccatgggtggtggaatggtgctgtggtgtgtctct
The DNA window shown above is from Erinaceus europaeus chromosome 2, mEriEur2.1, whole genome shotgun sequence and carries:
- the KCNG4 gene encoding potassium voltage-gated channel subfamily G member 4 codes for the protein MHAKLQDAMRVSSAMRVPSRDRVLPPGSPPSNSHSPSSQSQVGPAETLPIKGLYYRRARKVGALDCPPAAELQKEMLVNVGGRRYLLPWSTLDEFPLSRLSKLRACQSPAEIAQFCDDYDEARHEFFFDRSPSAFGVIVSFLAAGKLVLLRDMCALSFQDELDYWGIDEGRLEKCCLRALRVKLDELAELRREEALHRHREAGRPAAHPSRWGLCMAHLREMVENPQSGLPGKVFACLSILFVATTAVSLCVSTMPDLRAEEDKGECSQKCYYIFIVETVCVAWFSLEFCLRFVQARDKCQFFQGPLNIIDILAISPYYVSLAVSSERVEEGGPPTGGGSYLEKVGLALRVLRALRILYVMRLARHSLGLQTLGLTVRRCTREFGLLLLFLCVAVTLFSPLVYVAENESGCVLEFTSIPAAYWWAVISMTTVGYGDMVPRSVPGQMVALSSILSGILIMAFPATSIFHTFSHSYLELKKEQEQLQARLRRLQNTASVSEHELLGGDSDLGLEEPLSPSTHT